A stretch of the Streptomyces ortus genome encodes the following:
- a CDS encoding PhoH family protein: MTQTPTAHTPAQGQSRAQFTVPAAHPMVTVLGSGDVLLRVIEKAFPAADIHVRGNEISAVGDAREVALVQRLFDEMMLVLRTGQPMTEDAVERSIAMLRATENGEGDGPETPAEVLTQNILSSRGRTIRPKTLNQKRYVDAIDKHTIVFGIGPAGTGKTYLAMAKAVQALQAKQVSRIILTRPAVEAGERLGFLPGTLYDKIDPYLRPLYDALHDMLDPDSIPRLMAAGTIEVAPLAYMRGRTLNDAFIILDEAQNTSAEQMKMFLTRLGFDSKIVVTGDVTQVDLPSGTKSGLRQVQDILEGLDDVHFSRLTTQDVVRHKLVGRIVDAYEKYDSQNGTENGTHKGARTKRK, from the coding sequence ATGACGCAGACACCCACAGCTCACACCCCCGCGCAGGGGCAGTCACGAGCCCAGTTCACCGTCCCCGCGGCGCACCCCATGGTGACCGTGCTGGGATCAGGGGACGTCCTCCTGCGCGTGATCGAGAAGGCCTTCCCGGCGGCCGACATCCACGTCCGGGGCAATGAGATCAGCGCCGTCGGCGACGCCCGTGAAGTGGCCCTCGTCCAGCGACTGTTCGACGAGATGATGCTGGTGCTCCGCACCGGACAGCCGATGACGGAGGACGCGGTGGAACGCTCGATCGCCATGCTGCGGGCGACTGAGAACGGTGAGGGCGACGGCCCGGAGACCCCGGCCGAGGTCCTCACCCAGAACATCCTGTCCTCGCGCGGCCGCACCATCCGCCCCAAGACGCTCAACCAGAAGCGGTACGTCGACGCCATAGACAAGCACACCATCGTCTTCGGCATCGGCCCGGCGGGCACCGGCAAGACCTATCTGGCCATGGCCAAGGCGGTCCAGGCACTCCAGGCCAAGCAGGTCAGCCGCATCATCCTGACCCGCCCGGCGGTGGAGGCGGGGGAGCGGCTCGGCTTCCTGCCCGGCACGCTCTACGACAAGATCGACCCGTACCTGCGCCCGCTCTACGACGCGCTGCACGACATGCTCGACCCGGACTCGATCCCCCGCCTGATGGCAGCGGGCACGATCGAGGTCGCGCCCCTGGCGTACATGAGGGGTCGCACGCTCAATGACGCTTTCATCATTCTGGACGAGGCGCAGAACACCAGTGCCGAGCAGATGAAGATGTTCCTCACCCGGCTCGGTTTCGATTCGAAGATCGTGGTCACCGGGGATGTGACGCAGGTCGACCTGCCGAGCGGGACCAAGTCCGGGCTGCGCCAGGTCCAGGACATCCTGGAGGGCCTGGACGACGTCCACTTCTCGCGGCTCACGACCCAGGACGTCGTCCGGCACAAGCTGGTCGGCCGTATCGTCGACGCGTACGAGAAGTACGACAGCCAGAACGGCACGGAGAACGGCACCCACAAGGGCGCCCGTACCAAACGGAAGTAG
- the ybeY gene encoding rRNA maturation RNase YbeY: MSIDVNNESGTEVDEQAILDIARYALARMRIHPLSELSVIVVDTDAMEQLHIQWMDLPGPTDVMSFPMDELRPPSKDDEEPPQGLLGDIVLCPEVAEQQGKDAETQHSMDEELQLLTVHGVLHLLGYDHEEPDEKAEMFGLQAAIVDGWRAEKGLEGPSPAPTVS, from the coding sequence ATGTCGATCGACGTCAACAACGAGTCCGGGACCGAGGTCGACGAGCAGGCGATCCTCGACATCGCCCGCTACGCCCTCGCGCGGATGCGCATCCACCCGCTCTCCGAGCTCTCGGTGATCGTCGTGGACACCGACGCCATGGAGCAGCTGCACATCCAGTGGATGGACCTGCCGGGTCCCACGGATGTCATGTCGTTCCCGATGGACGAGCTCCGGCCGCCCTCGAAGGACGACGAGGAGCCGCCGCAGGGCCTGCTCGGTGACATCGTGCTCTGCCCCGAGGTCGCCGAGCAGCAGGGCAAGGACGCCGAGACGCAGCACTCCATGGACGAGGAGCTCCAGCTCCTCACCGTCCACGGAGTGCTGCACCTGCTCGGGTACGACCACGAGGAGCCCGACGAGAAGGCCGAGATGTTCGGTCTGCAGGCCGCCATCGTGGACGGCTGGCGTGCGGAGAAGGGCCTCGAAGGTCCCTCCCCGGCCCCGACCGTCTCATGA
- a CDS encoding hemolysin family protein, which yields MSPQLVLGAIALVVVAWLAACAEAGLARVSSFSAEESVRSGRRGSAKLAQVAADPTRYLNVALLVRVACEMAAAALVTYACLKEFAETWQALAVAIGVMVLVSYVAVGVSPRTIGRQHPLNTATAAAYVLLPLARIMGPVPALLILIGNALTPGKGFRRGPFASEAELRAMVDLAEKESLIEDEERRMVHSVFELGDTLVREVMVPRTDLVVIERYKTIRQALTLALRSGFSRVPVTGESEDDIVGIVYLKDLARKTHISRDAESELVSTAMRPAAFVPDTKNAGDLLREMQQDRNHVAVVIDEYGGTAGIVTIEDILEEIVGEITDEYDRELPPVQELGDDRYRVTARLDIGDLGELYGFEAYDDEDVETVGGLLAKALGRVPIAGASSVVALPDGRELLLTAEASAGRRNKIVTVLVEPVVPADADPDAPEEKAE from the coding sequence ATGAGCCCGCAACTGGTCCTGGGCGCCATCGCCCTGGTCGTCGTCGCCTGGCTCGCCGCCTGCGCGGAGGCCGGCCTCGCCCGCGTCTCCAGCTTCAGCGCCGAGGAATCGGTACGGTCCGGCCGCCGCGGCAGCGCCAAGCTCGCCCAGGTCGCCGCCGACCCGACCCGCTATCTGAACGTGGCACTGCTGGTGCGCGTCGCGTGCGAGATGGCAGCCGCCGCCCTCGTCACGTACGCCTGCCTGAAGGAGTTCGCCGAGACCTGGCAGGCGCTGGCCGTCGCCATCGGGGTGATGGTCCTCGTCTCGTACGTCGCCGTCGGTGTCTCGCCGCGCACCATCGGCCGCCAGCACCCGCTGAACACGGCGACGGCCGCCGCGTACGTGCTGCTGCCGCTCGCCAGGATCATGGGCCCCGTGCCGGCGCTGCTGATCCTCATCGGCAACGCGCTCACGCCCGGCAAGGGCTTCCGGCGCGGGCCCTTCGCCTCCGAGGCCGAGTTGCGCGCGATGGTCGACCTGGCGGAGAAGGAGTCGCTCATCGAGGACGAGGAGCGCCGCATGGTGCACTCCGTCTTCGAGCTGGGCGACACGCTGGTCCGGGAGGTCATGGTCCCGCGCACCGACCTGGTGGTCATCGAGCGGTACAAGACCATCCGGCAGGCGCTGACCCTCGCCCTGCGCTCGGGCTTCTCGCGCGTCCCCGTCACCGGGGAGAGCGAGGACGACATCGTCGGGATCGTGTACCTGAAGGACCTGGCACGCAAGACGCACATCAGCCGGGACGCGGAGAGCGAGCTGGTGTCCACGGCCATGCGGCCCGCGGCGTTCGTCCCGGACACGAAGAACGCCGGTGACCTGCTGCGCGAGATGCAGCAGGACCGCAATCACGTCGCCGTCGTGATCGACGAGTACGGCGGCACGGCCGGCATCGTCACCATCGAGGACATCCTTGAGGAGATCGTCGGCGAGATCACCGACGAGTACGACCGTGAGCTGCCGCCCGTGCAGGAACTCGGCGACGACCGCTACCGGGTCACCGCCCGGCTCGACATCGGCGACCTCGGCGAGCTGTACGGCTTCGAGGCCTACGACGACGAGGACGTGGAGACGGTCGGCGGGCTCCTCGCGAAGGCGCTCGGCCGCGTGCCCATCGCCGGCGCGTCCTCGGTCGTCGCGCTGCCCGACGGCCGCGAGCTGCTGCTGACGGCGGAGGCCTCGGCGGGACGCCGGAACAAGATCGTCACGGTGCTGGTCGAGCCCGTCGTCCCGGCCGACGCCGATCCCGATGCCCCGGAGGAGAAAGCGGAGTGA
- a CDS encoding MmcQ/YjbR family DNA-binding protein, whose amino-acid sequence MTPQELRTLCLSFNAAVEEFPFNPETSVFKVLGKMFALSSLEGSPLTVNLKCDPEDAVRLRGEYEGLIIPGWHMNKRHWNTVTVDGSLPDRLVRELVEDSYDLVVAGLPRAERLRLDRS is encoded by the coding sequence GTGACCCCGCAGGAGCTGCGCACGCTGTGCCTGTCCTTCAACGCCGCCGTGGAGGAGTTCCCCTTCAACCCGGAGACCTCGGTCTTCAAGGTGCTGGGGAAGATGTTCGCGCTCAGCTCCCTGGAAGGCAGTCCGCTGACGGTCAACCTCAAGTGCGACCCCGAGGACGCGGTGCGGCTGCGCGGTGAGTACGAGGGGCTGATCATTCCGGGCTGGCACATGAACAAGCGCCACTGGAACACGGTCACCGTGGACGGTTCGCTGCCGGACCGGCTGGTCCGGGAGCTGGTCGAGGACTCGTACGACCTGGTGGTGGCGGGGCTGCCGCGGGCGGAGCGGCTGCGGCTGGACCGGTCCTGA
- a CDS encoding cytidine deaminase: MTDSTALDPEDRKIVTLARAARARNGVPEGAAVRDDNGRTYVAGTVALPSLGLSALRTAVAMAVASGAGALEAAAVVGEALSLPDEDLAAVRDLGGSATRVFVAGVDGAVRSVVTAG; this comes from the coding sequence ATGACCGACAGCACCGCGCTCGATCCCGAGGACCGCAAGATCGTCACCCTGGCCCGTGCGGCCCGCGCCCGCAACGGGGTGCCCGAGGGGGCGGCCGTACGGGACGACAACGGCCGTACGTATGTGGCGGGCACCGTCGCCCTGCCCTCGCTGGGGCTGAGCGCGCTGCGGACCGCGGTGGCGATGGCGGTGGCCTCCGGGGCGGGGGCGCTGGAGGCGGCGGCGGTGGTGGGTGAGGCGTTGTCCTTGCCGGACGAGGACCTGGCGGCGGTACGGGATCTTGGTGGCTCCGCCACGCGGGTGTTCGTCGCGGGGGTGGACGGGGCGGTGCGGTCCGTGGTGACCGCGGGCTGA
- a CDS encoding beta-xylosidase produces the protein MGSGTRRRRRWAALLGTAALALTTGGAFACPANADPQQVDFATHCVPPPIAGIPAIDGTTTAKITVDNAAPKVGDTVTVTYTVVKPAASNPVDIALPADIMTPTGKVTLGGAQSGDLTVAGPKKNDPVPGKGAFPSFSMTGTFTVTAPGAITLSPGDYNIHTSYLLELDTPCTVISPPAPVSETITATSGGQTNNRAISLGTASGKPGDSVTVTGSHFAPGATVTLAGRAGAAETADKTTATANAQGSFSGSLAVSDKATTGVVAYEGSAWSDDKGAGPAAYVVIDDTPLPANSQKVNSSVKAGTLSMTQAGDTVELAAVDYGKGGFSRGSLQTVTVKDFRGGPAGWSLTGKVTDFTGPGGAKIDAAKLGWTPVCLTRTGSPSTCQAGSPGSVGSAGATLASTPNGTLTGGEFTVDARLSLNVPAFTPPGAYSGVLTLTLT, from the coding sequence ATGGGTTCAGGAACCCGAAGACGCCGCCGTTGGGCGGCACTTCTCGGCACGGCCGCACTCGCGCTCACCACGGGAGGCGCGTTCGCCTGCCCCGCGAACGCGGATCCGCAGCAGGTCGACTTCGCCACGCACTGCGTCCCGCCGCCCATCGCGGGCATCCCCGCGATCGACGGCACCACCACCGCCAAGATCACCGTCGACAACGCCGCGCCCAAGGTGGGCGACACGGTCACCGTCACGTACACGGTGGTCAAGCCCGCCGCGAGCAACCCCGTCGACATCGCCCTGCCCGCCGACATCATGACGCCCACCGGCAAGGTGACCCTGGGCGGCGCGCAGAGCGGTGACCTCACGGTCGCGGGCCCCAAGAAGAACGACCCCGTCCCGGGCAAGGGGGCCTTCCCGTCGTTCTCGATGACCGGCACCTTCACGGTCACCGCGCCCGGCGCGATCACCCTGTCGCCCGGCGACTACAACATCCACACCAGCTACCTCCTGGAGCTGGACACCCCCTGCACGGTCATCTCCCCGCCCGCCCCCGTCTCCGAGACGATCACCGCGACCAGCGGCGGCCAGACCAACAACCGTGCCATCAGCCTCGGTACGGCCTCCGGCAAGCCCGGTGACAGCGTGACCGTCACGGGCTCCCACTTCGCTCCGGGCGCCACCGTCACCCTCGCCGGACGGGCCGGCGCCGCCGAGACCGCGGACAAGACGACCGCCACCGCGAACGCCCAGGGCTCCTTCAGCGGCAGCCTGGCCGTCAGCGACAAGGCGACCACCGGAGTGGTGGCGTACGAGGGAAGCGCCTGGAGCGACGACAAGGGCGCGGGTCCCGCCGCCTACGTCGTCATCGACGACACACCCCTGCCCGCCAACAGCCAGAAGGTCAACTCCTCGGTCAAGGCGGGGACGTTGTCCATGACCCAGGCCGGCGACACCGTCGAACTCGCGGCGGTCGACTACGGCAAGGGTGGCTTCTCCCGCGGCTCCCTGCAGACGGTGACCGTCAAGGACTTCCGCGGCGGGCCCGCGGGCTGGTCCCTGACCGGCAAGGTCACCGACTTCACCGGCCCCGGCGGGGCGAAGATCGACGCGGCCAAGCTGGGCTGGACCCCTGTCTGCCTCACCAGGACCGGCAGCCCCAGCACCTGCCAGGCCGGTTCGCCCGGCTCGGTCGGCAGCGCGGGCGCGACGCTGGCGTCCACGCCCAACGGCACGCTCACCGGCGGTGAGTTCACCGTCGACGCCCGGCTCTCGCTGAACGTTCCGGCGTTCACCCCGCCCGGCGCGTACTCCGGCGTGCTGACGCTCACGCTCACCTGA
- a CDS encoding P-II family nitrogen regulator: MKLITAIIKPHRLDEVKTALQEIGVHGLTVTEASGYGRQHGHTEVYRGAEYRVDLVPKVRIEVVVADADAEPVIEAVVKAAQTGKIGDGKVWAVPVETVVRVRTGERGPDAL; the protein is encoded by the coding sequence ATGAAGCTCATCACCGCGATCATCAAGCCGCACCGCCTCGACGAGGTGAAGACCGCTCTGCAGGAGATCGGCGTGCACGGGCTGACCGTCACGGAGGCCAGCGGGTACGGGCGTCAGCACGGCCACACCGAGGTGTACCGGGGCGCCGAGTACCGCGTCGACCTCGTACCGAAGGTCCGTATCGAGGTCGTCGTCGCGGACGCGGACGCGGAGCCCGTCATCGAGGCGGTCGTGAAGGCCGCGCAGACGGGGAAGATCGGCGACGGGAAGGTGTGGGCGGTTCCGGTGGAGACGGTGGTGCGGGTACGGACGGGCGAACGCGGCCCGGACGCTCTCTGA
- the era gene encoding GTPase Era, with product MGAMSVRTQSPEPPESSGSPSGAPHRAGFACFVGRPNAGKSTLTNALVGQKVAITANQPQTTRHTVRGIVHRADAQLILVDTPGLHKPRTLLGERLNDVVRTTWAEVDVIGFCLPANEKLGPGDRFIAKELASIKKTPKIAIVTKTDLVDHRALAEQLIAIDQLGKELGFEWAEIVPVSAVADQQVDLLANLLVPLLPEGPALYPEGDLTDEPEQVMVAELIREAALEGVRDELPHSIAVVVEEMLPREDRPADKPLLDIHAFVYIERPSQKGIIIGPKGKRLKEVGIKSRKQIEALLGTPVFLDLHVKVAKDWQRDPRQLRKLGF from the coding sequence ATGGGCGCCATGAGCGTTCGTACCCAGTCACCCGAGCCGCCGGAATCCTCGGGATCCCCCTCGGGGGCACCCCACCGTGCCGGCTTCGCCTGTTTCGTGGGCCGCCCCAACGCGGGCAAGTCCACCCTCACGAATGCTCTGGTCGGCCAGAAGGTGGCGATCACCGCGAACCAGCCGCAGACCACGCGGCACACGGTACGCGGCATCGTGCACCGGGCCGACGCCCAGTTGATCCTGGTGGACACCCCGGGGCTGCACAAACCGCGCACGCTCCTCGGCGAACGGCTCAACGACGTCGTCCGCACGACGTGGGCCGAGGTCGACGTGATCGGCTTCTGCCTGCCCGCGAACGAGAAGCTCGGTCCCGGTGACCGGTTCATCGCGAAGGAACTGGCGTCCATCAAGAAGACGCCGAAGATCGCGATCGTCACCAAGACCGACCTCGTCGACCACAGGGCGCTCGCCGAGCAGCTCATCGCCATCGACCAGCTGGGCAAGGAGCTGGGCTTCGAGTGGGCCGAGATCGTGCCCGTCTCGGCGGTCGCCGACCAGCAGGTCGACCTGCTGGCGAACCTGCTGGTCCCGCTTCTCCCGGAGGGCCCCGCCCTCTACCCCGAGGGCGACCTGACCGACGAGCCCGAGCAGGTCATGGTGGCCGAGCTGATCCGCGAGGCCGCGCTGGAGGGGGTGCGGGACGAGCTGCCGCACTCCATCGCCGTCGTCGTGGAGGAGATGCTGCCGCGCGAGGACCGGCCGGCCGACAAGCCGCTGCTCGACATCCACGCGTTCGTCTACATCGAGCGGCCCAGTCAGAAGGGGATCATCATCGGTCCCAAGGGGAAGCGGCTGAAGGAAGTGGGGATCAAGTCGCGCAAGCAGATCGAGGCGTTGTTGGGTACGCCCGTCTTCCTCGACCTGCATGTGAAGGTCGCGAAGGACTGGCAGCGGGACCCTCGCCAGCTGCGCAAGCTCGGTTTCTGA
- a CDS encoding MFS transporter, protein MTASPHGPAPGLALAEPVERVGRGWTTTLSLANWAIWVGWFGPLQILLASQAEDFAPGTGLSKEAVLAWVTGAGALVSLLANPVFGALSDRTTSRWGRRTPWIVAGTAGGALSLLLLGAAGGPWTMALGWCLAQLTLNAAWAAVTAAVPDRVPRRQRGSVGGWLGAAQILGVVGGTGLATVAGGVTAGYAACAAFTVLGVLPYVLRHRDIRLPRADRPTWSWRAFLGSFWLSPRRYPDFGWAWLTRFLVNLSNSLGVMYLLYFLRDRLHHSDPEQGVLILTSLNASMLLATVVVAGIWSDRVGRRKPFVTCSGVVMAIAAGVIAAWPTWTGTVVASLLLGLGFGVFASVDFALMTDVLPKALDRGKDLGVVNAANSVPQVAAPVLAAPIVTYLGGYRVLYAVAAVVGLAGAVLVNRIRGVE, encoded by the coding sequence GTGACGGCGTCCCCGCACGGGCCCGCGCCCGGCCTGGCGCTCGCCGAGCCCGTCGAACGGGTGGGCCGGGGTTGGACGACGACCCTCTCGCTCGCCAACTGGGCGATCTGGGTGGGCTGGTTCGGCCCGCTGCAGATCCTCCTCGCCTCCCAGGCGGAGGACTTCGCACCCGGTACGGGCCTGTCGAAGGAGGCGGTCCTGGCCTGGGTGACGGGCGCGGGCGCGCTGGTGTCGCTGCTCGCGAACCCGGTGTTCGGCGCGCTGTCCGACCGTACGACGTCCCGCTGGGGCCGCCGTACCCCGTGGATCGTGGCGGGCACGGCGGGCGGCGCGCTGTCGCTGCTGCTCCTCGGGGCGGCGGGCGGCCCGTGGACCATGGCGCTCGGCTGGTGCCTGGCGCAGCTGACCCTGAACGCGGCCTGGGCCGCCGTGACGGCCGCGGTACCGGACCGGGTGCCGCGGCGGCAGCGGGGCTCGGTGGGCGGCTGGCTGGGCGCGGCGCAGATCCTGGGCGTGGTCGGCGGGACGGGCCTGGCGACGGTGGCCGGGGGCGTCACGGCGGGCTACGCGGCCTGTGCGGCCTTCACGGTGCTGGGCGTCCTGCCGTACGTGCTGCGCCACCGGGACATCCGGCTGCCGCGCGCGGATCGCCCGACCTGGTCCTGGCGGGCCTTCCTGGGCTCCTTCTGGCTGAGCCCGCGGCGCTATCCGGACTTCGGCTGGGCCTGGCTGACGCGGTTCCTGGTCAATCTGAGCAACAGCCTGGGAGTCATGTACCTCCTGTACTTCCTGCGGGACCGCCTGCACCACTCCGATCCCGAGCAGGGCGTGCTGATCCTGACGTCGCTGAACGCGTCGATGCTGCTCGCCACGGTCGTCGTCGCGGGGATCTGGTCGGACCGGGTGGGGCGCCGCAAGCCGTTCGTGACCTGCTCGGGCGTCGTCATGGCGATCGCGGCCGGAGTGATCGCGGCGTGGCCGACGTGGACCGGCACGGTGGTGGCCTCGCTGCTGCTGGGCCTGGGCTTCGGGGTCTTCGCGTCGGTGGACTTCGCGCTGATGACGGATGTGCTGCCGAAGGCGCTGGACCGGGGCAAGGACCTCGGCGTGGTGAATGCGGCGAACTCGGTGCCGCAGGTGGCCGCGCCGGTGCTGGCCGCGCCGATCGTCACGTATCTGGGGGGATACCGGGTGCTGTACGCGGTGGCGGCGGTGGTGGGGCTCGCGGGGGCGGTCCTGGTGAACCGGATCAGGGGGGTGGAGTGA
- a CDS encoding GH1 family beta-glucosidase, with the protein MTDAATNPIPRFPAGFLWGVSTSAHQIEGAAELRAPSVWDAFTAEPGQVKDGSTAAVACDHYHRYPEDVALLRDLGVDAYRFSVSWPRVNSPGGLDFYDRLVDELCAAGVRPVPTLFHWDLPLSEADAGGWLERDTAGRFAEYAALVAARLGDRVGKWITLNEPAEHTLLGHALGAHAPGKQLLFDALPAAHHQLLAHGLAVQALRAAGATDIGIANSHGPTWPASQEPADLEAAGFYDLLLNRLFADPVLLGQYPDGIGELMPGDAEDLAADLKIIGQPVDWYGINFYAPTRVGAPQGSEIEFGGLTLPAELPFSVREIEGYPVTDFGWPVVPEALTELLVDFRERYGDRLPPVVITENGCSYEGLDDQERITYLDGHLRALHRASEQGVDVRGYFVWSLLDNFEWAEGYARRFGLVHVDFTTLERTPKASYHWLRDVLRTQRTEPRAQG; encoded by the coding sequence ATGACTGACGCGGCGACGAACCCGATACCCCGATTCCCCGCCGGCTTCCTCTGGGGGGTCTCCACCTCCGCCCACCAGATCGAGGGCGCGGCGGAGCTTCGCGCCCCCTCCGTGTGGGACGCCTTCACGGCCGAACCCGGCCAGGTGAAGGACGGTTCGACGGCCGCCGTGGCCTGCGACCACTACCACCGCTACCCCGAGGACGTGGCGCTCCTGCGCGACCTCGGGGTGGACGCGTACCGCTTCTCCGTCTCCTGGCCGCGGGTGAACTCCCCCGGCGGCCTGGACTTCTACGACCGGCTGGTCGACGAGCTGTGCGCGGCGGGCGTACGCCCCGTCCCGACCCTCTTCCACTGGGATCTGCCGCTGTCCGAGGCGGACGCCGGCGGCTGGCTGGAGCGCGACACCGCAGGACGGTTCGCCGAGTACGCCGCGCTGGTCGCCGCCCGGCTCGGCGACCGCGTCGGCAAGTGGATCACCCTCAACGAGCCCGCCGAACACACCCTGCTGGGCCACGCCCTGGGGGCGCACGCGCCCGGCAAGCAGCTCCTCTTCGACGCGCTGCCCGCCGCCCACCACCAGCTGCTGGCCCACGGCCTCGCCGTACAGGCCCTGCGGGCGGCCGGGGCCACCGACATCGGGATCGCGAACTCGCACGGCCCGACCTGGCCCGCCTCACAGGAACCCGCCGACCTGGAGGCGGCCGGCTTCTACGACCTGCTCCTCAACCGGCTGTTCGCCGACCCCGTACTCCTCGGGCAGTACCCGGACGGCATCGGCGAGCTGATGCCCGGCGACGCCGAGGACCTGGCGGCGGACCTGAAGATCATCGGGCAGCCGGTCGACTGGTACGGGATCAACTTCTACGCACCGACGAGGGTGGGCGCGCCGCAGGGCTCGGAGATCGAGTTCGGCGGACTGACCCTGCCCGCCGAACTCCCCTTCTCCGTCAGGGAGATCGAGGGCTACCCCGTCACGGACTTCGGCTGGCCCGTCGTGCCGGAGGCGCTCACCGAACTGCTGGTGGACTTCCGCGAGCGGTACGGCGACCGGCTCCCGCCCGTCGTCATCACGGAGAACGGCTGCTCGTACGAGGGTCTCGACGACCAGGAGCGGATCACCTACCTGGACGGTCATCTGCGGGCCCTGCACCGGGCGTCGGAGCAGGGCGTGGACGTCCGCGGCTACTTCGTGTGGTCGCTCCTCGACAACTTCGAGTGGGCCGAGGGGTACGCGCGCCGCTTCGGCCTGGTGCACGTCGACTTCACGACCCTGGAACGGACCCCGAAGGCGTCGTACCACTGGCTGCGGGACGTGCTGCGGACACAGCGGACCGAGCCGCGGGCCCAGGGGTGA
- a CDS encoding protealysin inhibitor emfourin, with product MRIQVRRTGGFAGIERHAEVNTSGRADAQDWHALAEQAVAAGRGTPPIGVPDGFSYQITVDGRTVYCADPRLTDEQRKLISRVLKEGA from the coding sequence ATGCGTATTCAGGTACGACGCACCGGCGGATTCGCGGGCATCGAGCGGCACGCCGAGGTGAACACCTCGGGCCGCGCCGACGCCCAGGACTGGCACGCCCTGGCCGAGCAGGCGGTCGCCGCCGGCCGGGGCACGCCCCCCATCGGCGTTCCGGACGGCTTCAGCTACCAGATCACGGTGGACGGCAGGACGGTCTACTGCGCGGACCCACGGCTCACGGACGAGCAGAGAAAACTGATCTCAAGGGTCCTGAAGGAGGGCGCGTAG
- a CDS encoding M4 family metallopeptidase: MTTNGSFEPVFCTIIPPHVLDTLSRAEDRALAGKARRTLERDALERTRRRLTTVLGAPALAPPSGTADDEPHRTIYDAKHRQDLPGKKVRGEGDKPGKDATVNRAHAGLGATFDLYLKAYERNSINGEGLPLNATVHFDEDYNNAFWNGEQMVFGDGDGEIFLDFTIPVDVIGHELTHGVTQYTANLTYFGQPGALNESMSDVFGSLIKQYALGQSAAEADWLIGAGLLAPRVTGTALRSMKAPGTAYDDDVLGKDPQPATMDDYVRTGRDNGGVHINSGIPNHAFYLAATALGGNAWEKAGKIWYSVLTGGALDSQASFSDFATLTLAQARTLFGEGEELQAVTKAWEQVGVPTG; this comes from the coding sequence ATGACGACAAACGGCAGCTTCGAGCCCGTCTTCTGCACCATCATTCCGCCTCACGTCCTCGACACCCTGTCCCGGGCGGAGGACCGAGCGCTCGCCGGCAAGGCCCGCCGCACCCTGGAGCGGGACGCCCTGGAGCGCACCCGCCGCCGGCTGACGACAGTCCTCGGCGCACCCGCCCTCGCCCCGCCGAGCGGCACCGCCGACGACGAACCCCACCGCACGATCTACGACGCGAAGCACCGGCAGGACCTGCCGGGCAAGAAGGTGCGCGGTGAGGGCGACAAGCCCGGCAAGGACGCCACGGTCAACCGCGCCCACGCCGGCCTGGGCGCCACCTTCGACCTGTACCTGAAGGCGTACGAGCGCAACTCGATCAACGGCGAGGGACTGCCGCTGAACGCGACCGTGCACTTCGACGAGGACTACAACAACGCCTTCTGGAACGGCGAGCAGATGGTGTTCGGCGACGGCGACGGCGAGATCTTCCTCGACTTCACCATCCCCGTCGACGTCATCGGCCACGAGCTCACGCACGGCGTCACGCAGTACACCGCGAACCTCACGTACTTCGGCCAGCCGGGCGCGCTCAACGAGTCGATGTCCGACGTCTTCGGCTCACTCATCAAGCAGTACGCGCTCGGCCAGAGCGCCGCCGAGGCCGACTGGCTGATCGGCGCGGGCCTGCTCGCCCCGCGCGTCACCGGCACGGCCCTGCGCTCGATGAAGGCCCCGGGCACGGCGTACGACGACGACGTGCTCGGCAAGGACCCGCAGCCCGCCACGATGGACGACTACGTCCGCACCGGCCGCGACAACGGCGGTGTGCACATCAACTCCGGCATCCCCAACCACGCCTTCTACCTGGCCGCGACCGCCCTCGGCGGCAACGCCTGGGAGAAGGCCGGAAAGATCTGGTACAGCGTGCTGACCGGTGGCGCGCTGGACTCGCAGGCGAGCTTCTCGGACTTCGCGACCCTGACCCTGGCCCAGGCACGCACCCTGTTCGGCGAGGGCGAGGAACTGCAGGCCGTCACCAAGGCATGGGAACAGGTCGGGGTCCCGACCGGCTGA